In the Arachis ipaensis cultivar K30076 chromosome B10, Araip1.1, whole genome shotgun sequence genome, one interval contains:
- the LOC107620144 gene encoding pentatricopeptide repeat-containing protein At1g74600, chloroplastic-like: MLNMKTIIIFQVLLSPYLLTRIQSDIFAVNSLLDFHCKSADMVVARKLFDSIPIPNDVSWNIMISGYRHNSMFENSWEMFSRMHSVGADPNEFSYWSVLSACDALQGPLFGEQVFSLVLKNGFLSSGFVQTQMLQTFSKFHGFKEALRFFNYLSCTNVACWNTIISGAVKTGESCVALNLFRQMLRAYLMPNSYTFPSVLTACCILKDMQMGKVVHGCVVKCCATDIFVKTAIVDFYAKFRCMDEAFREFSHMSVHNVVSWTAIISGFVQDNDIFSALKLFKDMRQIGQEINSYTLTSVLSACAKPGMIDLAVQIHSLILKLGFYLYLNVGAALINMYAKMGEVELSELAFNEMENKKDQSTWAAILSSFAQNQKSRRVVELFRVMLREGVKPNEYCISSVLSIISCLTLVTQMHSYTLRSGFVTEASVGCSLFTIYSKCGNLEESYKVFLQVPVKDNVSWTSMISGLAEHGYAEQALQLFRDMIYQKILPDHVVLIPTLSACSTLQSLQMGKEIHGYAFRLGIGKNSAFCGALVNMYSKCGSLNLARTVFDMLPEKDAFACSSMVAGYAQRGLIEKAFLLFREMLFADVSVDSSVISSILGAAAISYQSEIGTQLHAYVQKLGLQANVYIGSSLMTMYSKCGSILECQKAFDDAEKPDVIGWTSMIVSYAYHGKGVEALEAYELMRKDGVKPDAVTFVGILSACSHSGLVEEAFFYLNSMLKDYGITPGHRHYTCIVDVLGRSGRVREAESFINEMPIEADALIWETLLAACKVHGDFELGKVAAKKVMEFISSDAGAYVCLSNICADVGQWEEVAKIRSSLNWTGMKKESGWSLM; encoded by the exons ATGTTAAACATGAAGACAATTATAATTTTTCAAGTCCTTTTGAGTCCCTACCTGCTTACAAGAATTCAG TCTGATATCTTCGCTGTGAATTCTTTGCTTGATTTTCACTGCAAATCTGCTGACATGGTTGTTGCCCGCAAGCTGTTTGATTCAATTCCTATTCCAAATGATGTTTCGTGGAACATCATGATATCTGGTTATAGGCATAATTCAATGTTTGAGAATTCGTGGGAGATGTTTAGTAGGATGCATTCGGTTGGTGCCGATCCTAATGAGTTTAGCTATTGGAGTGTTCTTTCGGCTTGTGATGCTCTGCAAGGTCCTTTATTTGGTGAGCAAGTTTTTTCACTTGTTTTGAAAAATGGGTTCCTTTCCAGTGGTTTTGTTCAGACTCAAATGTTACAAACGTTTTCCAAATTCCATGGCTTTAAGGAGGCTCTTAGGTTTTTTAATTATCTTTCATGCACTAATGTGGCATGTTGGAATACTATTATTTCTGGGGCAGTTAAAACTGGAGAAAGCTGCGTTGCTTTGAATTTGTTTCGCCAAATGTTGCGAGCATATCTGATGCCAAATAGTTATACATTTCCAAGCGTCTTAACAGCATGTTGTATCCTTAAAGATATGCAGATGGGTAAAGTTGTTCATGGTTGTGTTGTCAAATGTTGTGCAACTGATATCTTTGTCAAGACTGCTATTGTTGATTTTTATGCCAAATTTAGGTGTATGGATGAAGCTTTTAGAGAATTCTCACATATGTCAGTCCATAATGTGGTTTCTTGGACTGCAATAATTTCTGGGTTTGTGCAAGACAATGATATTTTTTCTGCATTAAAGCTTTTCAAAGATATGAGGCAAATAGGGCAGGAGATAAATAGCTATACCCTTACGAGTGTGCTTTCTGCATGTGCAAAACCTGGGATGATTGATCTGGCAGTCCAAATTCATTCCCTGATATTAAAATTAGGGTTCTATTTGTACCTTAATGTTGGGGCTGCTTTGATCAACATGTATGCAAAAATGGGAGAAGTTGAACTATCAGAATTAGCCTTCAATGAGATGGAAAATAAGAAGGATCAGAGCACATGGGCAGCCATCCTGTCATCTTTTGCACAGAACCAAAAGTCTAGGAGGGTGGTTGAGTTATTCCGGGTAATGTTAAGAGAAGGAGTGAAACCTAATGAGTATTGTATTAGTAGTGTGTTAAGTATTATTAGCTGCTTAACTTTAGTGACACAGATGCATAGTTACACTTTAAGGTCTGGGTTCGTGACTGAAGCTTCGGTCGGCTGTTCCCTTTTCACAATATATTCAAAGTGTGGCAATTTGGAGGAGTCTTATAAAGTTTTTCTGCAAGTTCCGGTAAAAGACAATGtctcgtggacctccatgatttCTGGTTTGGCAGAGCATGGATATGCAGAGCAAGCTCTTCAGCTGTTTAGAGATATGATATATCAAAAAATTCTCCCCGATCATGTGGTCTTAATACCAACTCTATCTGCTTGTTCCACTCTTCAGTCCTTGCAGATGGGTAAAGAAATTCATGGTTATGCTTTTCGTTTAGGAATAGGAAAAAACTCAGCCTTTTGTGGAGCATTGGTAAATATGTATTCAAAGTGTGGAAGCTTGAATTTGGCAAGGACAGTGTTTGATATGCTACCCGAAAAGGATGCATTTGCATGCTCTTCGATGGTTGCAGGATATGCCCAAAGGGGCCTAATTGAAAAGGCATTTTTGTTATTCCGTGAGATGCTCTTCGCTGATGTATCAGTGGACTCTTCCGTAATTTCATCCATTCTCGGAGCTGCTGCAATTTCGTATCAATCAGAAATCGGAACTCAATTGCATGCCTACGTCCAAAAATTGGGTTTACAAGCAAATGTTTATATTGGAAGTTCGCTAATGACAATGTATTCAAAATGTGGAAGTATTTTAGAATGCCAAAAGGCGTTTGATGATGCTGAGAAGCCAGATGTAATAGGTTGGACATCCATGATTGTGAGCTATGCTTATCATGGTAAAGGCGTAGAGGCCTTAGAAGCTTATGAACTAATGAGAAAAGATGGAGTAAAACCTGATGCAGTAACATTTGTTGGGATTCTATCAGCTTGTAGCCATAGTGGGCTGGTTGAGGAAGCCTTCTTCTATCTTAATTCAATGCTCAAAGACTACGGCATTACACCTGGTCATCGACATTACACTTGTATTGTCGATGTGCTAGGCCGATCCGGCAGAGTCCGAGAGGCTGAAAGTTTCATAAATGAGATGCCTATTGAAGCTGATGCTTTAATATGGGAAACTCTGCTTGCTGCTTGCAAAGTCCATGGTGATTTTGAGCTTGGAAAGGTAGCAGCCAAAAAGGTTATGGAGTTCATATCAAGTGATGCTGGAGCTTATGTTTGTCTCTCTAATATTTGCGCAGATGTAGGACAGTGGGAAGAAGTGGCCAAGATTAGGAGCTCGTTGAATTGGACTGGGATGAAGAAAGAGTCTGGTTGGAGCCTCATGTGA